The following are encoded in a window of Prevotella melaninogenica genomic DNA:
- a CDS encoding RidA family protein, giving the protein MQALHTDKASAAVGPYSQAIEANGFIFASGSLPIDPATNAFVEGGVKEQTRQSLTNVRNVLASAGVDLSHVVKTTVFLSDMENFAAMNEVYAEFFKEPYPARSAFAVKALPKGALVEIECIAVK; this is encoded by the coding sequence ATGCAAGCATTACACACAGACAAGGCATCTGCCGCAGTAGGTCCTTACAGTCAGGCTATCGAAGCCAATGGTTTTATTTTCGCATCTGGTTCACTTCCTATTGACCCAGCTACCAATGCTTTTGTTGAGGGTGGTGTGAAGGAACAAACTCGCCAGTCGCTCACTAATGTACGCAACGTGTTGGCTTCTGCAGGTGTAGACCTGTCTCATGTTGTTAAGACAACAGTGTTCCTTTCTGATATGGAGAACTTCGCTGCGATGAATGAAGTTTATGCCGAGTTCTTCAAGGAACCTTATCCAGCACGTTCTGCATTCGCTGTAAAGGCTTTGCCAAAGGGTGCGCTTGTTGAGATTGAGTGCATCGCAGTGAAATAA